Below is a window of Desulfobotulus mexicanus DNA.
ATAAAGGCATTTCTGCTTGTGTTGAAAAGCGGATCATGCTGAATATCTTCCTGTATGAAAACTTCCAGATCTTTTTCATGAACAGCCTGCTGAGCAGCAAGGCGCAGAGCTTCGGAGAGAAGGACGGGTTCCTGTATTTTGATATTATCCATGGCACTGAAACGTCGGTTCATTTCCCGTATCCATTTATGGATTTCAAGGACGGAAAAAAAAAGCCCGAAGATATCGGCCTTAAGCAAAAGATCCGGCAGGTTCCGACTCCGGAAACTCCCACGGACTTTTTCATATTCGTCATAAGCTCTGGAAAAACAGATTTCATCCGGAAACAGGGAAGCCAGAAAATCATCTCCCGGATTTAGCGGAAGCATCTCAGTTTTTTTTTCGTCATATCCCTCCGGTATATCCAGAACAAGCTCTAAAAGCTGTTCCCGGACAGCATCAGAATCCTTCAACATTATTTCAGAAATACCAAAGGGAGCACAAGATGCGATAAGATAATTCCTTGCCTCTTTATCTGAAAAATAAGCATTATGGAGAAGGGCCACCTGATTTGAGATAGCCTCAATGACCCTGAATCTTTCCCTTTCCATGCTAAGCTGGGCCATATTACGCAGGGCATGCCTGTCACCCGCAAGCTGCATCCTGGAAACTTCTCCAAGAAGACGAACAAGAAGTCTTTGCTTTTCACTGAGTTCCGCATTGGCGTCCATAAGCTTCAGATTAATTTTCTGAACTTTACTGGACTTGTCTTTAAGTACAGTGAAAAGCTCATCATAAGCCCGAAGCTTTTCCTCACTGACCCCTAGTTTTTCCTGTTGCCATGTACATATTCTGTGAAGCATCCTGTATTCTCTGACAAGGGCTTTGTGCTCCACCAACAGGGATGCGCTTCCCCCACGCAAGGCTTCCAGATCTGGATTCTGATCCTCCAGAAGCTTCTCAATAGTCTTGATGACATCGCTTTTTTCTTCGCTTCTGTTATACCTGTTATTCGCCCCCATCTTTCTCCTCTGATCTGAATTCAGGCTACTCCACCGGAAAACACCTTATCAGGTACGCATGCTCTCTTTCCGGGTTCGTATGGCATGCAGCATGGCCTCCAGATCATGCTGAAAGTGATTTGCCTGTCGGCGGATCTCAGGAAGTTTTTCAGGGACGGCGGCTTTTATGATCTTGAAGATATCTTCCATGGCAACCTTTGCCTTTTCTGCGGTAAAAAAGGCAATATCCGGATATCGGGAGGGAGTTGCAAGAATCTCATTGGATTGACGAAGCTGTTCAGGATAACCATTATAAATGATAATAATACCTCCGTTTTTCAGAAAATGCCGGAAGTGGGCATGATAAAAAAGTGCTTCAACGGGTTTTTGTTCTCCGGGAAGATTGATGCTGAGGTTATAATCCAGAACGGCATAAAGTTTAGCCTGCGGAATGCTTTCAACATAACCTGCCAGTAAATCAATGATCTGCTGGATGTTCTGTCCCACACATAGCTCCACATCCGTATCAGCTCCAAAATATCGAAGTGCTAAAAGTTCAAGTGATGCGTTGATTTCAGGGTCATCTTCAACCAGCATGAGCAGCTTATCTATGGTCATATGTTCTCCTCCCACGATTGGAAAAAAGAAGGCCCCTTTTTTCCAGATCTGTTGATAGGCGCAGGCAGGCCACAGGTTCGTGCTGCGCATCCCTCAACCCGAAATGCAGATATCCCTTTACTGTATTTCTATAAAATAAATATACTTGACTTCAGGCCTGAACCAAGGTGATAGATGTATTTTTAAAATTTCAAATATCATACAATATCAGCCAACCTGAATGCAAGACTGCAGATAGGTTTTTAATATATCTACCTTCTCTTCGAACAGGTCTTGTCCTGAAACAGATTTCGAGTTAGACTTCTTTTACCTGAAAAAATGAATCAACACATCCAAAGAAAGGACGGTTTATGGAATCCACAATCGCCCGTGCCATCCACCTGACATCCAGCCCAGTTGCCCTGCTTCTCTCCGATGAAAAACCGGAAAATGCCCTGCAGTTTAAAGAGGGAAAATGGGGCTGTGTTATGTTGATGTTTGCCAATGCGGTGAAAGGAAAAACAGCCGTTTTTACCCGTAGAACCTATGGCTGCTGGGGTGGTGGCGTGGGTCTTGGCTTTGGCAATGCTTACGAGGATTTTCCCGGAGGGCAGGACTGCTTCACCTACTTTCTTTCTTCGGGCAACAGCCAGTGGGACAAGGGAAAAGAAGTCGGTGCTTTTCTGGAAAGCGTTGCAGGAAAAGCATTTACGGAAGATTTTCTCAATGGAGAAGCCTACCGGGAAACTCCTGAACTTGTTAGAGACTTCATAGAGAATCTTCCCATCACTGATGTAGAAAAAGAATACGTAATTTTAAAACCCCTTTCCGAAGTAAATCCTGCCACAGAAACTCCTGAAACCATTATTTTTCCCGTTACTGCGGATCAGGTTTCCGCCCTTACCACCCTGGCCAATTATGCCAGACAGGGTATAGAAAACGTATTTGTTCCATGGGCTGCGGGATGCCAGACCATAGGTATTCTGCCACTTAAAGAAGGAAAATCCCATCAGCCGAGAGCAATTATTGGCCTGACAGATCTCTCCGCAAGAAAATTTGTCCGCACCCTTCTTGGTAAAGACATTCTCTCCTTTGCCCTTCCCTGGACCATGTTTCTTGAAATGGAAAAAAAAGTTCCCGGCAGTTTTCTTGAAAAACCCACATGGCAGTCGCTTCTGGAGTCCTGAAAAGAACTGGCCTTATCCCTCCAATGAATATCCCATATACCCATAAGCGGGTTTAAATGACAGCAGGAGGGGAAGACATACACCAGTAAAAAATATTTGTTGAAGGACGTTCAAGCCTATGCACCGGCATAAAAGCTTATAAAAAGTGAAGGGGCCATCTTAATAAAATCACGCCCGCAAGCCAGCCCATGATCAGAAGCGGAAGGGACCAGAAATGAAAGGCCCACCATAGCTTGTAGTTTCTGGCCAGCCGCAGGGCAATGAGGTTGGCCATGGACCCTATGGCCAGACCGAATCCTCCAACATTGGCTCCCCATGCAAGAAGCTGCCAGTCATGGGTAAAATGGTGGAGAAAAAGGGTCGCTGGCACATTGGAAATCCCCTGAGAAAGCAGCATGGCGGATGTGAAAATACCGCCCGGCAACATTGCCGCCAGCCCGGCAGCACCATGCATCCATGGCAAAGAGGCCAGAAGGCCAGTCACCATGAACATCAGCACAAATACCATCAGCAGCAGCCAGTCCACCCCCCGCAGCACACCGCGCCAGCAGACAAGATACACAAGAGTGATAAGCCCCAGAGCACTCAGTGCCCAGCCCTGCTCCAGCATGAAAAGAAAAACAGGATAAAATAAAAGGGAAACAACAGCCATGGGTAATTTAACGGGCCGGGAATCACCAAGGTCTGCGGACTCAATGGGCATTGCAGGAAAGGCAAAGGGAATCAGAATCAGAACCAGCAGCAGAAGCATGGCACTCAGGGGCATCATTGCAAAAAGAAATTCAATGAAACCAGCTTCCGAAGCCTGCCAAAGAAAAAGATTCTGGGGATTACCCACAGGACTGATGGCAGAACCCGCATTCACGGCAAAGGCTTCAAAGATAACCATGCGGCCAATGGGAAGCGGCGTTACGGTCCGCAGGGCCAGTGTAAGGGGAACCACAATGAAGAGCGCCACATCATTGGTGACAATGGCAGACAGCAGGGCAGAAAACAAAACCAGCACACAGGCCAGCCGCCGCTGACCGTAAACCCAGCGCAGAAGAAGATGGCCTGCTCTGGCCAGCATACCGCTGTCTTCCAGCCCCCGGCTGAGAATCATCAGGCCTGCAAGGGCCGCAATGGTTGGCCAGTGTACAAAGTTATCCAGCTCCAGCGCTTTTTCAGGACGCCCCCACATCAGCATAATAAGCACAGAAGTGAGCATAACCAGAAGCCAGTTATCCCTGATAATCCTCAAAAGAACATAAGGGCTCACTGCCATCCCATTTCCCCAAAATAAATGTTCAAGAATAAAAGGGGCCGCTCACTTCCCCTAATCAACAGCCAGATGATAAGAGATATAATTCACTCCACCGATACGCAGATGCCGCAAACCTGAGGCAAAACGATCAAGAATCCGAAGGCCCAGCAGATCGGGATCAAGGGAATGGACCCTTTCACCCGCCTCCTCCACCATAAAATCCAGATCCTTAAGATCCGAGACCTCCACAAACTCCACATGAATCCTGCCGTCTGAAAAATGCAGCAGCACCTGAAGCTCAGGGCCCTTGAAGGCTTGCGATCCGCACAGATGCATGAAAAGCTCCTCTGCGGTGAGGTGCAGACGCTGAAGAGCCTGCACGGGTATTCTCCGGACTGCGGCATATTCATTAATGAAATCCTGAAGATCTGTCATGGCTGCCGTCTGACGGGAAAACACACGCCGGGCCCTGCCCGCGGGCTTCATCTGAAAAAGAAGGCTCAGCACAATGGCAAAAAGGCCACCTGCGGCTATGCCGTTGTTGAGAAAAGGCTCCAGCCAGACGGGCATGAGATCCGCAAAAAAAAGTCTGTTCTGAAACACATAACCCATCCAGAAGGAAACGCCGATGATCACACCGCTTTCATAATTGAGACCTTCGGAGGCGGCAAGCTGAATGCCCGTGACAAAGAGCATGGCAAGGAGAATAAAGAGAAAGGCACCCACAACAGGGGAAGGAATGGCTGTAATGAGGGCAGAAATTTTCGGAGAAAAAGCAAGAAGTCCTAAGAAAATGGCCACATACAGCCCTACCCGCCGGGAGGCTACCCCCGTGAGCTGCACTGCGGCGATGGCATTGGAGTAGGTGGTATTGGGCAGGGTTCCCAGCGCACCCGCCACGGCATTGGCCACACCATCGGCGTACATGGCTCCCTGTACCCGCTCATAATCCACTTTACGAAAATTACGCTCGGAAATCCTTTGAATAGCCATGCCATCCCCGAGGGTTTCCACCGAACC
It encodes the following:
- a CDS encoding DUF169 domain-containing protein, whose translation is MESTIARAIHLTSSPVALLLSDEKPENALQFKEGKWGCVMLMFANAVKGKTAVFTRRTYGCWGGGVGLGFGNAYEDFPGGQDCFTYFLSSGNSQWDKGKEVGAFLESVAGKAFTEDFLNGEAYRETPELVRDFIENLPITDVEKEYVILKPLSEVNPATETPETIIFPVTADQVSALTTLANYARQGIENVFVPWAAGCQTIGILPLKEGKSHQPRAIIGLTDLSARKFVRTLLGKDILSFALPWTMFLEMEKKVPGSFLEKPTWQSLLES
- a CDS encoding SLC13 family permease; translation: MAVSPYVLLRIIRDNWLLVMLTSVLIMLMWGRPEKALELDNFVHWPTIAALAGLMILSRGLEDSGMLARAGHLLLRWVYGQRRLACVLVLFSALLSAIVTNDVALFIVVPLTLALRTVTPLPIGRMVIFEAFAVNAGSAISPVGNPQNLFLWQASEAGFIEFLFAMMPLSAMLLLLVLILIPFAFPAMPIESADLGDSRPVKLPMAVVSLLFYPVFLFMLEQGWALSALGLITLVYLVCWRGVLRGVDWLLLMVFVLMFMVTGLLASLPWMHGAAGLAAMLPGGIFTSAMLLSQGISNVPATLFLHHFTHDWQLLAWGANVGGFGLAIGSMANLIALRLARNYKLWWAFHFWSLPLLIMGWLAGVILLRWPLHFL
- a CDS encoding ATP-binding protein — its product is MGANNRYNRSEEKSDVIKTIEKLLEDQNPDLEALRGGSASLLVEHKALVREYRMLHRICTWQQEKLGVSEEKLRAYDELFTVLKDKSSKVQKINLKLMDANAELSEKQRLLVRLLGEVSRMQLAGDRHALRNMAQLSMERERFRVIEAISNQVALLHNAYFSDKEARNYLIASCAPFGISEIMLKDSDAVREQLLELVLDIPEGYDEKKTEMLPLNPGDDFLASLFPDEICFSRAYDEYEKVRGSFRSRNLPDLLLKADIFGLFFSVLEIHKWIREMNRRFSAMDNIKIQEPVLLSEALRLAAQQAVHEKDLEVFIQEDIQHDPLFNTSRNAFIFMLRDLFYNAMEAGATRIHILSLDPGKERMLISHSLPHGPTPVLYLCFEDNGEGMSRSHIGRINGFLSGKTKYSDTLSGKKQGGLGTRNLKTFLPLHDASCIYESEGCGTKVHLYFARTAI
- a CDS encoding uracil-xanthine permease family protein yields the protein MAGSLSPQGVKNATLSTSPLLYAVDEAPPEWMSVFLGVQMVVLVLAPIAVTPIVVARMAGIDPGEYGWIIFASLLASGIGTMIQVRRFGVVGSGYFLVIGSSGSFIACGLAAAQMGGMALVATMAVLSAPLQLFFAWFLGPMRRIITPLVGGVVIMLIVVSVLGISLDMMANTSSSAPSLYSFWVSAATLAVIMGLAVFGNRHLRLWSLVIGLLVGTLVAAGLGLTDFSTVGQSPWLGLPKGQWQGFALDFRPEWIGLYLAFVMVTIVGSVETLGDGMAIQRISERNFRKVDYERVQGAMYADGVANAVAGALGTLPNTTYSNAIAAVQLTGVASRRVGLYVAIFLGLLAFSPKISALITAIPSPVVGAFLFILLAMLFVTGIQLAASEGLNYESGVIIGVSFWMGYVFQNRLFFADLMPVWLEPFLNNGIAAGGLFAIVLSLLFQMKPAGRARRVFSRQTAAMTDLQDFINEYAAVRRIPVQALQRLHLTAEELFMHLCGSQAFKGPELQVLLHFSDGRIHVEFVEVSDLKDLDFMVEEAGERVHSLDPDLLGLRILDRFASGLRHLRIGGVNYISYHLAVD